CTTATAGGAATAAACAAGAGACTGTACTTGCTCGAATGCagcttgaaaataaaaagatacatGAAACATTTGAAGATATAGATTTGAATGATAtggtaagatatttttttcttttgtcttGAACACAGAAGCAGAGTCAGTAAaagttttgttatatatattaaataatgcgaTTAAATAACAGCTAGCTAACAATGACTTCCAAACAAAGTTTGTTCACAatgaattacatatttatatatactagatatttgttattattatattacaaattattcgtGTACGCCTGAATACTTTGGATTTAATGGAGTGTTTTCAAGTTTGgattgttaaaaaagaattttttttaatgttattgatCTTAGTGTATTTCCACAAATTTTTCCTTATTAATGATAAGGCACGAAATTGATAACCGAATCTATCACAATGTTGTCACCACTTTTTTGCGACGCTGATTGGTTTTCTGTTGCGTTAACTTTGTGAGAGACTGTTGTCATGCAGttgacaaataataattcgtatagatggttatctatacTATTatcattgcaatttatttttaaaaagtaaaaaacaacGCTAAATAGCGCGCGTCTATGGTGTCtagttacataaaaaatgtacgttATAGTTTTCAactgttaaaatttatcaaggAAAATTGGCGgtgataagaaaagaaatggtCAATATTCATGAAAGGACTTCAAAACTAAAGGTAATTCAAATCAAAACTAAAGGTTGATTATAAAACTGgttactattaattatactataacgtatgtatatattaatatagatagTTTCATAAAGACTTATTACAGAAACGTGTGTTGCGTTTGCAACAGATTAAGCAGAAGGAAGCGATAAATAGAGAACAACAACGTGAACAAGAATTACGCAAGGAACAAGAATTGATTGGCAGATCGTCAACCAGTTAAAAGTGTACAAATCTTAATAAACCAATTAATTCATacgaattatttgtataaaaaaaaatacaagatatAACTGTACATCCCTAAACTGCACCAAAACTCCTCTTTAAAATCATTTGAGTTTAGCAGAAAGATGCCTGTGATCACAAGCGCTGGTTTTACTTGTGACTTTATTTTACGCCTGGATAGTGCGTCAGTGGACGTTGAACTAGCCAATGTGCATGAATTccataataatgtttacaattttatttttcttctgtacTAATTAGGAATAACTGACAATTTTTGaatgaaataatacaaaacttaCGTGAAAGATTAAAACATCAATTGAAATCAACATGAAAAAggattatataaaacacaataaaacgacaaaaataatattttacttttattttatttttcaaaataattttttgtacaatcttttatatcgatatattttagtatattgatattaattcaCTACTTGTAGACTAAATTAGAAATAGACAAAggaaaagagaataaataaaaaaatattagaaatgtgAGATTGTAATACCAAATAACActgaaacttttaaaatacttttatataaaattattcttaatctttatatatctttttctttggACAATCAAATcgacttttataataaaaaaaaatttttaatgaattataatattatttttaaaaagttatgagTGTAATCGAAGTTACAAAGAAGTGACAAAGAAGGATCtttgtcaaatattaaattaagactTAGAAaagcttatatatatatatatatatatatatatatatatatatataaagaaaagcatcaatcaaaatatatacaatcatttatttaagaaaaatgataagagtgactttaatatattctaataacCCAATGAGAAAAAGAACATAAAGACAAGTAATTTTATACCGATTTCACCACTGTattctctttaaatttattgatgcattatatatatatctatatatatataatataaatctttaaataaaattgattaattatctTACCGAGTTCCGGTAATCTGATATGTTTAATTACAGCGTATAAATATACAGTACATTCTGCTATTTGCTGCACATGTGACTTGGCGTAAGACATGATATGTCTTTTGATATTCATACTAATGTTAACATAAACTAAGATGAAATATTCCAAATAACACAAAGTCTCGAGAGAtagataagttaatatttctttacatttttttactaaattaagTCAAGTAAAACAAATggcttgtaaaattaatttaagtatgtactcatttaaaattaagttttaaattagaaGTTAATAGCTTTATCATTtaactttcaaaaatttttcaactactCAACCCTactaaattcttaaaaacgtttttaaccAAACTTTATATTGTTTGAGCCGATTATTAATCACATGATTgacatttgaataaaattttgtattattgcgTTTCAAGGTGGTCAAAATTCGATTTGTTCAGTATAATATGCGATCTATGATATCGTATCATTTCAAAGTATATTGACGTAtcgcatataaatataattatgagtaaatataaatacaatgtaactataatatgcatatattaaatacaattgcGAGTTTGCGCATGTAAACTCTATGTGATATCAGCCAACCTTGATAACTTGTAACGCAAAATTATCATAACtcgaaatttttgtattttttgtacaatttttcaatttattattttatacactattaaaatattatttaataattatagtaagatatatatatatgtatacaaacatatgtatatcaaacaaaataaaatatctataaagtTTAAGAAAGTATATCGAGAAAATAGGAAATATTACGTAATCTTGCAaactaattattaagaaaaaatgtgtgagaaaaatgtatatagttgtgcatataaatataataataaatttggaatAAGTATCATACAGTATCATCTAATATCGAAAAATTGACAGAAACGAaacttcaaataaaaaatagacaaatttttcgatattcttaatattttaaaatttataagaaatttgtatgtaatatatattatccatAATACGTTGCCAATTGTTTATGAAGGTTATTTTTTGGTTATTTATAGcagatatgtataaattaactatactatttaagtcgtaattttttaaggcACGGTATTcttgaaagatatttccaatAAGAAATGACTCATTAAAACAACGTTGAATCGATATCTTTTCGATCATCATTTCTCACTGGAATtacgatattaaattatcaaagttGTCGGTATAGTTGAAAGTTCCAAACAGTGGTCTGGAACTTTTCacataaaatgttaacaattaaaactgtttaacaatagatattataaaagatcAGCGgacattacatttatatatgaagATTTTGTTGATAACCTTCGACTTCATTATACATTTTCCTGATGGGATCTTTTGGCAAATAATTGTGCATCGCTGGCGCGACTTTATTGTTGCCGGATACAATGCCGTTGGCCAAATGCGCCACACCATTCTGTAGCATATGCGTCGTTCCGTTTGCGAGACCATTTTGAATATGACCATTTTGTTGAATGTGCTTCATATTGTTTAATACACCATTAGAAATGGTACCTACTCCTGAAAAGATaatcaatatcaaaatatatttgatgtttTATGTTGCgaggaaatatataaaatcgttCTTTTAAAACAGTGATTGGATTTAAATACAACTTTTGGCCCAATTTTTGTTTCTGACACAATCTATACGATCGCATAGAACGTTCCTACAATATTGTAGTAATTTGGCAAAgtttctataatattactgAAATGTTATATCTGTATCTGCGctgtatgaaaaaatatcgcaTTTCTTACAAGgcgtaattatataattatgcgGTTCCTGTGGCTTATTAAGATACGAGCGGTTAGAATGTGAATTGACAAAAACCCAGAAAGCGAAGAATCttagaataaagaaaactGATTTTATATCtgctaaataaatacaataattgtttACCTTGAGCAACAAATCCGTTTTTTGACACATCGGCTATCTTTCCAATATGATTAGATACGCCGTTGACTACTGGTTTGGCATCGCCATTAAGTATGGCACGTTCATTTTGGTATTCATTCGAGGCATGTATCCCGTTTGGATGTCTCGTATTCATGGACGAATCTGGACCACGTAGactttcttcttctttgcGACGTGTCCGACGCATTAATTGGTATAACGCAGCAGCAAAATCCTGCTGGACACTAGGTACATCTGTATCGCCATCCACCTATTAAGTATTTgtgagaaaagaaataaattattataattattatacataagaaaaatggaaccattttataaatatatatattggatatatatatatatatatatatatatatatatatatatatatatatatatggtggAGACAATAAATAGGGAAAGAGATATTTAGAGGCAATGTGAGGACAGGGTAGAATTTTTGCtgcaaaatataacaaaaaatgaaaggAGATGGATGTAGTAAAGGAAAacactaaatatttaagaaaagataatttaaagaaaataaggaTAGAGAAGAACTAAAAGCGTTAAATTAAGATGCGATAATTTGGAGATCatgcttaaataataatttttgtgattttatgtacattttctaattctttccGAATTATACAGTTACTTTCGATTGCGCGATCACATTttcaagtattaaaaacaGTGAAATTGTTCAGCTTCGGGTtaagaatagaataaaaaaatcgaatttaaaacttatttcaaCTTTATTGGACTGTACTTTGTCATAATTcggttatttatttacgtacaaTTATTAAGCGACTATCGTTGTCCAGTGTTTTCAACATGGGAAGAGATACTTCGCGAAAAAGCTCCAATCTTTTCCTAAATGCTGAAACACTGTCGTCCAGTCTTCCTCTCCCGAGTTGCAGTTTAGAACAGTCAAGTAGCACCAGAGGTGGTTCTTGTCcaaactattaataattaataatttattaatactaagtaatatttattagatagacggttaattacaaaatcaatcaatcaaattatttgtaagCGTAATCTACGTAATTTGCAAtcttaagatataattaatgcaacgCAAGCAGTTTCATGAAATTGCTTGCGTTGCATGCACTTACTTTACTTTCAAATTCTTGCACTTGATTCAAGTCCCTTGGATATCCATCCATAACGATACCATCGGAATCTCGATTCAAAAGAATCTGTTGCTCTACAAGTTGCATTACTATATCGTGAGGGACCATTTCACCCGAAACGATTGCGTCATTCACAATTATATTGGACGATGCCATCGTTCTTAACAATTCTCCAATACTTATATGCAGCCAACCAGGCATATTATGAACGGCTTGGGTGCAAAGAGTCGCCTTATTACTTCCTGGTCCACCTAAtgatgtgtgtatgtattattttatttataaagtgtTATGCAACATGAATGAGCgatctttctttttacagcataacgaaataaaaaataatagagaaaagaTTGAAACCATTTAACAGATTCGttcttttaattgcattttataacGATTGCAATTtacattagaaatttttataaaaaggtatatatttaaaacttataaaatctgaaaaagttaagatatttttcagaaatcttcatatattcaaaatatgaaCAATTCTTAAAACTATTACGAGATATTATGAGAAATTTTCCTAATATGTACGTCGTGCatgtatatcaaaataaaaaatatatgtacctATAACCCAAATAAATGATGGTAATCCTTTTCTCAGTTTCTCAGCGGTTTTCGGtgtatttattgatattgaagCTGGTATCCTGTCGGTTTCTACAACTTGTTGTGGCAATAGTGAACCTGTCGATTCTTTTCTCCTTTCTACCTCGACCTAAATACGACATAATACagaacataataatatattattagagaaataaaattttaattttaattttcatattacttCAGCTTCTAAAGACCGAGGCACATCTTGGTCTTGAATTTCACCGTTTGACATCCCAAGAATTCTAAGGACGGCGTCACGAAAACTAACATAGACCTCGCTCGGATTCCGTTCTCCATTTATCtgttaacatataatatatgttaaatttaaaataaactttccaACTATGTACGTACAATGTTGGTATGTATGAATCAAATTTAAACTTGAGCGCATTATAACGATAATAACGAATTTGCTTACCTCAAGTAACATTCCACTTTGATCGAAATATTCAGCAACTGGCATTacgtttctataaaaattatgcaacTCCATTCTAGCTAATCCAATGATAACGTGACCGAGTTGCGCTCCGAAATCAATTTGTCTCTCCAACACTTCTTGTCTCCATGATACGAGAATGACGccgttaacaatttttatctgtaagtaatatgatatataatgctatacttaaatcattaattatttgtatattatatataattaaactatattaaggaatataattatcttgtaaaataaataaatatttatatttaaaaaatgaatgtatATAGAAGACACTTACTTTTTCAGCATATTCCACCACATCACGCATATTTCGCGGATATCCGCTTACAAGAAAGACCTTGGCTCCCGGGGACATTTTCATCTCAAGCATGAGTACTTCTGTGACAGTTTTGCTACTAAGTTGTCCAAAATCTTGCATATCTACAACATAAaagtaattgaaatatatgacGTGCgttgcaagaataaaaatttcttacttacagatgttattatttaaatttaaaaaattgagattaatttatttgttcttagaaatcatatttatacatattatggatatattatatgtttctataattttttattatcttatttaaataaaactaataaggAAACCTCGCAAACCCaaaatttctgattttaataaaactttaatgtaGAGAGGGtaatgaatttagaaattttctgtTTGAGCTCAAACATGGTTTGAAGGGGTAAAACCATTCTTCAAAAGTAAagacaaagtaaaaaaattttctcaaaaaatttctttaaaaaatgaatagcatagttaaatagacgtattttgctgtaaaacttttgtatgaaatatttttttatattttgatatttcacgagatatatcgagaaaaggcaaaagtGTCTTAAACTtggaagggtggtttcacacctttaaaccgttttttagtccaaacaaaaaatttctaaattcatgtatttacccctctttacatttatgccaagtttcattaaaattgaattaattttaggcgaataaaattttcgggTTTGCTAGGTTTCCTCGTAAGTAAAAGATATACTAAGTGTATatcaaagtattattaaagatatgctttttaaatataagaatgttaaaaacatatttttctttttattatttatatactttttataagttattcaacaattgataaatttttaaatttataattctttaaataaattgataaactaaaattaatttttttataaataaaatgttattttattttattgatgaattacaaaagtaaaaagtgaGTCAATTTCCAGAAATCGATTTTATCGCTTTATTAATTCGGGCAGCAAAATAAATAGTTTACATATTAGGACATTCTCAGTATATATAACttgagttttataattttttaaaatgttttattcgaaaatctttctttataaatttaaatttaatttatatcataatatcataaattaaaacgtagatgttaacattatatatatttatatttataacaaaatgagAGGCAAATGACGAACCATTTCCTAATGCATATTGTTGAAGAAGATCCATCATGTTGATATGTGttattccttttttctcttgtattaaattatcgCAATATGTCACCTTACCACTACCGGGACCTCCTATGAAATAATCGTACAActtattaatgatttattaaatattatttaattctaaatttgtgacaattaattaatactaacCGAGTACAAATATAACTGGAATTTTgggtatttcaaatttaacagGACCAACATTTTGTTTCGGGAAATGTCCGTCTGGTGGAGTCGCCAAAAGACCAGCTTCGCCTCGCCATCTTCCTGTAGCTCGAGCATCGTTTTCCTCGAACATCTGCGATCCATTTTGCTGATCTGAAATACATTTAGTATTTTgtaacacatatttatacaatgcatcgaaatattaatattatttagaaatcttattttaacaataatgtcaaagcttcctaacaaaattattgttgaaaatcagattatccaattatttcgaagtttattttaaagttttattttaaagtcgattgctcgcatctctcgaaatTTATTGTTGTTGCTTTTTCGCGACGCCGATTgattctctcgctgcgcttactttgTGTTGCGAGAGTACCtgtcattaaataaaaagttaagtagccCGCACGAAGCGTCTAGTAgtcttaaaattaagattagaaacgaaataattgaataatctgattttcaacaataattttgttaggaagctttgacattattgttaaaataaggtttctaaattaaatatatatatatatatatatatatatatatatatatatatatatatataacagcGGATAATAGATGATTTGtgataattaaagtaaataaatatgtgtaaataaaaatttacgcaTTTATGGATTTTGACTTTAGAGAAAGTTATCaggatatctttattaatatacaataaaaaataatttcttataagagacaattataattttaatcttctaATTTCCAgcaacatttttcttaaaaaagatttatatgaacaaaattatatttttattttattttctaagagaatttatctttttagttATTTAGTTTTTAGTTTCACTGCATTTTATtggacatattatatattcgtaTCCTACTTATCATGTTGCGTGACAAAATCAAAGGGGTAGATAGAAGCCAAAggcattatataaaatatgcattgctacatttatgtattataaattacatgcaatacatgtgaaataaattaattatacttagatttgagttaaataatgatatttacaatttaaataattgcgtaatttagaaaatattttttatttgtacaaaaatatatttaaaaattgttgctTATTATAGTGTGTCTCAAAATTTTCCACcataatttttccatttatatattacatcatattatatatgggtaATTTTGATACCCATTATAATAGGTGTAACTTTACAcaaatccccccccccctctctctctctctctctctctctctctctctcctctctctctcctctctctctctctctctctctctctctctgtgtgtgtgtgtgtgtgtgtgtgtgtgtgtgtgtgtgtgtgtgtgtgtgtgtgtgtgtgtgtgtgtgtgtgttgaatttcattacaaattataattttaataaaattataaatatattaatattaaacatcttGTGATCTttcatgtttaataatttggcaatttttgtttaaaaataaattaaactgcattaaattttaattagagttttcaaagaaaagtatatttgaaaataaaaatttacatattgaaAACTAAATGAAGCATTACATTAATTTGACAAGATACgtagtaataaataacaattttatttgacagTTTACATGAAgagaaaattgtgtaaaattgtatatcaaaaatattaaatgtttttatcttttaatggcaagtctttaataaaaagcaaaactTAATAGCTTTTTTCTccctatttaatatatataacataaaatttatataatacataaaacataaatattaacgaaattattcacgacaaaaaatattaaagctcGCTATTGTTTGTTgctaatgaaatattttctcaaaaatataattaatgttaacaattttatgaaaaatgaataggttaaaaaatattattgattagaaaaattatttttaattgtatacttttttaattaaatatattttatgtcaaaaattattataatttttatttcaaaaataattcgttacatgtaaattttcgacataaatatttaatacagctaatatttaaatttactttaaaaaatcacaaattatttaacactttGTCATCCGCTGATATAAGcattatatgaattttaaagttacaatTCACTGACAACAAAGCTAATGTTTTtgcgatataataatattgaactttgttaaaaacagaacacaaaaatatttaaactttattgtgCTTTTATATTGTCACGTGTTTACGATAAAATCAGTATAGTTTGCTGCAGTCAGTAGATGGTGATGGTGCAACaggataaagataaaatatatacagatCGCAAAGCATTAATATCATGCCAATGAGTCCTacagtatataaaaaactatgctattatttatttaattatagtaatattaaataggTATGTTTATTAATCAAGTCGCGTTTTATAACGTAAGTTTATTGGTATGACGAAAAACGACTTTTCATGATAATGTCACTTCTACAATATCGATCGTAATAATGCATTTATGATAATCATGGACATCTTGTTATGCGTCTTGCATCGAGCGTCCAAGtttgttttatacatataggTATGACACGAGAATTCCATGATTACTTGCTTAATGAAAGAAATAGAATTGATGTTAACCACTACTTGCGTAGAAAAACTACTTGCtattattgtaaatgtaaAGTTAGCatagtaagagagagagagagagagagcaataggaagtaaaatactttttctattttttacagttaGTACAGAAAAAAGAAGCGGTCTTTGCGTAGTGAATGTTATTAGATAACATAGACTTTATAAAGACACCTTATTATATTTCTCGAAAGCTAACATTCgattatattgatattgataaaaacttgatcttaaataattacacaagtaaaaatttatagtttataattttgttcatataactttttctatataaaattatagaatattatttttctttacaaaatctactaaaaacaaattcttcaaaagcaagaataaaatttgcacaattttcttttacaaattgcaaat
This DNA window, taken from Monomorium pharaonis isolate MP-MQ-018 chromosome 6, ASM1337386v2, whole genome shotgun sequence, encodes the following:
- the LOC105833155 gene encoding adenylate kinase isoenzyme 5; protein product: MGICLDTDQQNGSQMFEENDARATGRWRGEAGLLATPPDGHFPKQNVGPVKFEIPKIPVIFVLGGPGSGKVTYCDNLIQEKKGITHINMMDLLQQYALGNDMQDFGQLSSKTVTEVLMLEMKMSPGAKVFLVSGYPRNMRDVVEYAEKIKIVNGVILVSWRQEVLERQIDFGAQLGHVIIGLARMELHNFYRNVMPVAEYFDQSGMLLEINGERNPSEVYVSFRDAVLRILGMSNGEIQDQDVPRSLEAEVEVERRKESTGSLLPQQVVETDRIPASISINTPKTAEKLRKGLPSFIWVIGGPGSNKATLCTQAVHNMPGWLHISIGELLRTMASSNIIVNDAIVSGEMVPHDIVMQLVEQQILLNRDSDGIVMDGYPRDLNQVQEFESKFGQEPPLVLLDCSKLQLGRGRLDDSVSAFRKRLELFREVSLPMLKTLDNDSRLIIVDGDTDVPSVQQDFAAALYQLMRRTRRKEEESLRGPDSSMNTRHPNGIHASNEYQNERAILNGDAKPVVNGVSNHIGKIADVSKNGFVAQGVGTISNGVLNNMKHIQQNGHIQNGLANGTTHMLQNGVAHLANGIVSGNNKVAPAMHNYLPKDPIRKMYNEVEGYQQNLHI
- the LOC105834381 gene encoding biogenesis of lysosome-related organelles complex 1 subunit 6, with product MMTDVAEIQLKAEKHSSEDTVDFSETVAKLAEGLLSIYQPPLEQVKQELFELTNKQETVLARMQLENKKIHETFEDIDLNDMFSTVKIYQGKLAVIRKEMVNIHERTSKLKKRVLRLQQIKQKEAINREQQREQELRKEQELIGRSSTS